Proteins from one Mucilaginibacter jinjuensis genomic window:
- a CDS encoding amino acid permease yields the protein MSKNIFRKKSIDTILADVASGYSDSEHSGTESHLRKVLNVKDLTLMGIAAVVGAGIFSTIGVASFNGGPGVTILFVITAITCGFSAMCYAEFASRIPVAGSAYTYAYASFGELIAWIIGWDLLMEYAIGNIAVAISWSEYFVNLLEGFHIHMPEYLTMDYLSAYRAEGTISQLTANGHAADITDKLRSEAIAWSTAPGIGNFKLIANMPALLIVIIITYLVYVGIRETKKVTNAMVLLKIAVVIAVIVLGFFYVTPANWHPFLPNGFGGVMKGVSGVFFAYIGFDAISTTAEECENPQRDLPRGMIYSLVICTVLYVLIALVLTGMVSYKSLDVGDPLAFVFSHVGLKKISYVISISAVIATASVLLIFQLGQPRIWMSMSRDGLLPKAFSRIHPVHQTPSFATIVTGFVVAVPALFMNLTEVTDLTSIGTLFAFVLVCGGVLLLPKEASVKGKFQIPYINSQLIVPALFILGIYFFWKPIMGLFSGTNSHENFPYFLFIVLSAGLSVLAFVKKLSLIPVLGLLSCFYLMTELGYTNWLRFLIWLVIGLVIYFTYSYKHSRIGKMEGLDK from the coding sequence ATGTCGAAAAATATCTTCCGTAAAAAGTCGATCGATACCATACTTGCTGATGTTGCCAGTGGTTACAGCGATAGCGAACATTCTGGCACAGAATCGCACCTCCGTAAAGTATTAAATGTAAAAGACCTTACCCTGATGGGTATTGCCGCCGTTGTTGGCGCAGGTATTTTCTCTACTATTGGCGTAGCCTCCTTTAATGGTGGCCCTGGTGTAACCATCTTATTTGTAATAACTGCTATAACCTGCGGCTTTTCGGCCATGTGTTATGCCGAGTTTGCTTCACGCATCCCGGTTGCGGGTAGCGCTTATACTTATGCTTATGCATCTTTTGGTGAATTGATCGCCTGGATTATCGGCTGGGATTTATTGATGGAATACGCCATTGGTAACATCGCGGTAGCTATCTCATGGAGCGAATATTTTGTTAACCTGCTCGAAGGTTTCCACATCCACATGCCCGAATATTTGACGATGGATTACCTGAGTGCTTATCGCGCCGAAGGTACAATTAGCCAGTTAACCGCAAATGGGCACGCGGCAGATATTACCGATAAACTACGTAGTGAAGCCATTGCATGGTCGACAGCCCCGGGTATAGGCAACTTTAAGTTAATTGCCAATATGCCGGCTTTGCTTATTGTAATCATTATTACCTATCTGGTATACGTGGGCATCCGCGAAACTAAGAAGGTAACTAATGCGATGGTGCTTTTAAAGATCGCCGTGGTAATTGCTGTTATAGTTTTAGGCTTTTTCTATGTAACACCTGCCAACTGGCATCCTTTTTTACCTAACGGTTTCGGTGGTGTGATGAAAGGTGTTTCTGGTGTGTTTTTCGCTTATATTGGTTTCGATGCGATATCAACAACAGCCGAAGAGTGCGAAAACCCGCAACGCGATTTGCCGCGTGGTATGATTTATTCCCTTGTAATTTGTACCGTATTATATGTGTTAATAGCCCTTGTACTTACGGGTATGGTGAGTTATAAAAGTTTAGATGTGGGAGACCCGCTGGCATTTGTATTCTCACACGTTGGCTTGAAAAAGATTAGCTATGTGATATCTATCAGCGCAGTCATTGCGACAGCGAGTGTACTATTGATATTCCAACTGGGCCAGCCACGTATCTGGATGAGTATGAGCCGAGATGGTTTATTGCCTAAAGCTTTCTCACGCATTCACCCAGTCCATCAAACACCATCATTTGCAACCATTGTAACCGGTTTTGTGGTGGCAGTACCGGCCTTGTTCATGAACCTTACCGAGGTAACCGACCTTACAAGTATCGGTACCCTGTTTGCCTTCGTACTGGTTTGTGGTGGTGTGCTTTTGTTGCCTAAAGAAGCATCTGTAAAGGGGAAGTTCCAGATCCCATATATTAATTCGCAACTGATAGTTCCGGCACTATTTATACTTGGCATATATTTCTTTTGGAAACCGATCATGGGTTTGTTCTCAGGCACTAACAGTCATGAGAATTTTCCATACTTCCTGTTCATTGTTCTTTCAGCAGGTTTAAGTGTATTGGCCTTTGTTAAAAAACTTTCGTTGATACCTGTATTAGGTCTCTTAAGCTGTTTTTACCTCATGACAGAACTGGGTTATACCAACTGGCTGCGTTTCTTAATCTGGCTGGTTATAGGTTTGGTGATTTACTTTACCTACAGCTATAAGCATAGCAGGATTGGGAAAATGGAGGGGTTGGATAAGTAA
- the ubiE gene encoding bifunctional demethylmenaquinone methyltransferase/2-methoxy-6-polyprenyl-1,4-benzoquinol methylase UbiE, which yields MSKTVTPYNSQQATKKEQVADMFNNISGTYDFLNHFMSLGIDIIWRKKAINELKKDKPQHILDVATGTGDFAFEALGMLHPKKITGVDISEGMLEVAKQKITKRNLNDKFEVYTGDSENLPFGADKFDAVTVAYGVRNFEHLEAGLADMLRVLKPGGKAVILEFSKPKAFPIKQLYNFYFNYITPSIGKLFSKDSRAYSYLPESVAAFPDGKSFVTLMDKVGYKQTKHRSLTFGICSIYTGIK from the coding sequence ATGAGCAAAACTGTAACTCCTTATAATAGTCAGCAGGCTACCAAAAAAGAGCAGGTAGCCGATATGTTTAACAATATATCTGGTACTTACGATTTCCTGAACCACTTTATGTCGTTAGGGATCGATATCATCTGGCGCAAAAAAGCAATCAACGAATTAAAAAAAGATAAACCCCAGCATATTTTGGATGTGGCTACCGGCACAGGCGATTTTGCGTTTGAAGCCCTGGGTATGCTTCACCCTAAAAAAATAACCGGGGTTGATATTTCTGAAGGGATGCTGGAGGTGGCTAAACAAAAGATCACCAAACGCAACCTTAATGATAAGTTTGAGGTTTACACCGGCGACTCTGAAAACCTGCCATTTGGCGCAGATAAATTTGATGCAGTAACCGTTGCCTATGGTGTGCGTAACTTTGAGCACCTGGAGGCTGGACTGGCTGATATGCTGCGCGTGTTGAAACCAGGTGGCAAGGCTGTGATATTAGAGTTTTCTAAACCGAAAGCGTTTCCGATAAAGCAGTTGTATAATTTTTATTTTAATTATATCACTCCCTCAATTGGTAAGCTTTTTTCTAAAGATTCAAGAGCTTATTCTTATCTTCCCGAATCTGTTGCCGCCTTCCCGGATGGCAAAAGTTTTGTAACATTAATGGACAAGGTAGGGTATAAGCAAACAAAGCACAGATCGTTAACGTTTGGCATCTGTTCTATTTACACGGGTATTAAATGA
- a CDS encoding outer membrane beta-barrel protein, which yields MRRKAGYLIVFLLIFCASKSWAQYTIVPSWGGGADQNDLSFGFTFQYVNSDFKIVKKANWQQQYLDPTNNNAPYKTPLTSISSNSLPGFGIGFVTRYSITDHLEIRTTPQLVFADKELRYTYQDSSGNITKQIQTTSVDIPLSLKLKSDRMGDFRFYVLGGVKTSFAINKKPDDTEAGLDDKKVKLTRNYNAWEAAIGCDIYFEYFKLSPELKVSNSFNNVLMPESHPYSSPISKLFLHTISFSLYFE from the coding sequence ATGAGAAGAAAAGCCGGGTATCTGATCGTTTTTTTATTGATCTTTTGCGCTTCTAAATCATGGGCGCAATATACTATCGTTCCATCATGGGGCGGTGGTGCCGATCAGAACGACCTGAGCTTCGGTTTTACCTTTCAATATGTAAACAGTGATTTTAAAATTGTTAAGAAAGCGAACTGGCAACAGCAATATTTAGATCCCACCAATAATAACGCGCCTTACAAAACACCGCTTACATCTATCAGCTCAAATAGTTTACCGGGCTTTGGTATCGGCTTTGTAACGCGATACAGTATTACCGATCACCTCGAAATACGTACAACACCACAACTGGTATTTGCCGATAAAGAACTTCGGTATACCTACCAGGATTCGAGCGGTAATATTACCAAGCAAATACAAACCACATCGGTAGATATACCGCTTTCACTCAAGCTAAAATCAGACCGTATGGGCGATTTTCGCTTTTACGTATTAGGAGGTGTAAAAACATCGTTCGCCATCAATAAGAAACCGGACGACACCGAAGCCGGCCTGGATGATAAAAAGGTAAAGTTAACACGTAACTACAATGCCTGGGAAGCAGCAATCGGTTGCGATATTTATTTCGAATATTTTAAGTTATCGCCCGAACTAAAGGTGAGCAACTCGTTTAACAACGTGTTAATGCCAGAGAGCCACCCATATTCATCTCCTATAAGTAAATTATTCCTCCATACTATAAGTTTTAGCTTATACTTCGAATAA
- a CDS encoding SDR family NAD(P)-dependent oxidoreductase, protein MAKIALITGATAGIGEACAHLFAAQQYNLVLTGRRHDRLEKLAKDINEKYNVEVAVSAFDVRNRESVISNLESLPQHWKHIDVLINNAGLSQGLDPIQDGKYDDWDTMIDTNIKGLLYVSKVVSNWMIENGLGQIINLGSIAGKQVYANGNVYCATKAAVSSLSEGMRIDLLNHGIRVTAVHPGAVETEFSEVRFKGDKTRAKKVYEGFDPLVAKDIAETIWFAVSRPAHVNINEIIVMPTAQATATNIFRK, encoded by the coding sequence ATGGCTAAAATTGCTTTAATAACAGGTGCCACCGCAGGGATCGGTGAGGCTTGTGCTCATTTATTTGCTGCTCAACAATATAATCTGGTGCTTACTGGCCGCAGGCATGATCGCCTGGAGAAGCTGGCTAAAGATATTAATGAGAAATATAATGTTGAGGTTGCAGTTTCGGCCTTTGATGTGCGTAACCGCGAAAGTGTGATCAGCAACCTGGAGAGTTTACCGCAACATTGGAAACACATAGATGTGCTGATTAACAATGCAGGCCTGAGCCAGGGTTTAGACCCCATACAGGATGGTAAGTATGACGATTGGGATACCATGATTGATACCAACATAAAAGGTTTGCTTTACGTAAGCAAAGTGGTATCTAACTGGATGATTGAAAACGGGCTCGGCCAAATTATTAACTTAGGCTCTATTGCCGGCAAACAGGTTTATGCCAACGGTAACGTATATTGTGCTACCAAGGCGGCCGTAAGCTCATTAAGTGAAGGGATGAGGATTGATTTATTGAACCATGGCATCAGGGTAACAGCGGTGCATCCTGGTGCTGTAGAAACCGAGTTTTCGGAAGTGCGCTTTAAAGGTGATAAAACCCGTGCTAAAAAGGTGTACGAAGGTTTTGACCCTTTGGTGGCAAAAGATATAGCAGAAACTATTTGGTTTGCAGTATCGCGCCCGGCGCATGTAAACATAAACGAAATAATAGTAATGCCAACTGCGCAAGCAACGGCAACAAATATATTTAGGAAATAG
- a CDS encoding GatB/YqeY domain-containing protein: MSLIETINQDIKTAMLAKDADKLRGLRAIKSALLLALTEKGASEEISGETEIKVLQKLVKQRKESADIYKAQNRDDLYQIEAQEQAVIEAYLPKQMSKEEVEVYLKDLISRVGATSVKDMGKVMGAANKELAGKADGKTISEVVKQLLA; this comes from the coding sequence ATGTCATTAATAGAAACCATAAACCAGGATATTAAAACAGCCATGCTGGCTAAGGATGCAGATAAATTGCGTGGCTTGCGTGCTATAAAATCAGCATTGTTATTGGCGCTTACTGAAAAAGGTGCTTCAGAAGAAATTAGCGGTGAGACAGAAATTAAAGTGTTGCAGAAACTGGTTAAGCAACGTAAAGAATCTGCAGACATTTATAAAGCGCAGAACCGTGACGATCTGTATCAGATAGAAGCGCAGGAGCAAGCCGTTATAGAGGCCTATTTGCCTAAGCAAATGAGCAAAGAAGAGGTTGAAGTTTACTTGAAAGACCTGATTAGCAGGGTAGGTGCTACCTCTGTTAAAGATATGGGCAAGGTTATGGGCGCAGCCAATAAAGAGCTTGCAGGCAAAGCCGATGGCAAAACAATATCAGAAGTGGTTAAACAATTACTGGCATAA
- a CDS encoding alpha/beta fold hydrolase translates to MSYALREENGFTYIEEGKGETLLLLHGLMGALSNWQDVVDAFKDEYRVVLPILPIYDLPLLTTGVKSLSKFVHKFIKYKKLTNITLLGNSLGGHVGLIYCLAHPDMIQTLVLTGSSGLYENAFGGSFPRRENRDFVKEKVEYTFYDPAIATDDLVDEVYATINDRNRVIRILAMAKSAIRHNMGKDLPKIKIPVGLIWGRNDHITPPEVAVEFNKLLPDSTLYWIDKCGHAPMMERPEEFNMYLKEFLQKVKNKK, encoded by the coding sequence ATGAGTTACGCGCTTCGGGAAGAAAACGGTTTCACATATATAGAAGAGGGAAAAGGCGAAACGCTGTTGCTTCTACACGGCTTAATGGGTGCTTTAAGTAATTGGCAAGATGTTGTTGATGCATTTAAAGACGAATACCGCGTGGTGTTACCAATACTGCCAATTTACGACTTGCCACTGCTAACAACAGGTGTTAAGTCGTTGTCAAAATTTGTGCATAAGTTTATAAAGTATAAAAAATTAACTAACATTACATTATTAGGGAATTCCCTGGGGGGGCATGTTGGTTTAATTTACTGCCTGGCACATCCGGACATGATCCAAACGCTGGTATTAACCGGCAGTTCTGGTTTGTATGAAAATGCATTCGGAGGATCATTCCCACGTCGCGAGAACCGCGATTTTGTGAAAGAGAAAGTAGAATATACTTTTTACGACCCGGCAATTGCGACTGATGACCTGGTTGATGAGGTTTACGCCACCATTAACGACCGTAACCGTGTAATACGGATATTGGCCATGGCAAAATCGGCAATCAGGCATAATATGGGTAAGGATTTGCCAAAGATAAAAATCCCCGTAGGTTTAATATGGGGACGAAATGATCATATAACGCCGCCGGAAGTAGCCGTTGAATTTAACAAACTACTGCCCGACAGCACACTTTACTGGATTGACAAATGTGGCCATGCGCCCATGATGGAACGCCCGGAAGAGTTTAATATGTACTTGAAAGAGTTTTTGCAGAAGGTAAAAAATAAAAAATAA
- a CDS encoding CBS domain-containing protein translates to MLAIELIVDAIPPLSTSDTIQQALDRMAEFKVRHLPIVNDDQYLGLLAEEELTDPNHETLLSSLPLTLTVPYVLEAQHIYEVISALYQRQISVIPVLSVNKTYMGVITVNAMVNGIAQLTSATEPGVIIVLEITNKNNSLAHMAQIVESDNAQILSSYARTFPDSTRMEVTLKINKQDTSGISATFLRYGYDVKAVFGHTDDNDDTRDRYDSLMNYLNF, encoded by the coding sequence ATGCTTGCAATAGAGCTGATTGTTGATGCGATACCACCGTTAAGCACCTCTGATACCATTCAGCAGGCGCTTGATCGTATGGCCGAGTTTAAGGTGAGGCACCTGCCCATTGTAAACGACGATCAGTACCTGGGTTTGCTTGCAGAAGAAGAGCTGACAGACCCTAATCACGAAACGCTTTTAAGTTCGTTGCCATTAACGCTTACTGTGCCTTATGTATTAGAAGCACAGCATATCTATGAAGTTATTAGCGCACTATATCAAAGGCAAATAAGTGTAATACCTGTATTAAGTGTAAATAAAACTTACATGGGGGTTATTACGGTTAATGCAATGGTAAACGGCATTGCGCAACTCACTTCAGCTACCGAACCGGGTGTAATTATTGTGCTGGAAATCACCAATAAAAATAATTCGCTGGCACACATGGCCCAGATTGTAGAGTCTGATAATGCACAGATCCTAAGCTCTTACGCGCGCACATTTCCAGATTCGACCCGTATGGAGGTTACCCTCAAAATTAATAAACAAGATACATCAGGTATTTCGGCTACCTTTTTACGTTATGGATATGATGTAAAAGCAGTGTTTGGCCACACTGATGATAATGACGATACCAGGGATCGTTATGATTCGCTGATGAACTACCTCAATTTTTAA
- a CDS encoding NAD kinase, which produces MRIVVYGRQFNDSVLPFAQKVFEHLAESDAEVLVHPLLNEFLNGKIADFNYPVLDLSIPLKGYIDLFLTLGGDGTLLDTVTMVRDSGIPVMGINFGRLGYLASVNKGDIEEAIQAVLNGDYTLDNRELICIKSDAEVFGDCNFALNDITIHKRDDAAMITMHAYLNDEFLNTYWGDGIIISTATGSTAYSLSCGGPIIFPQANTIVVTPVSPHNLNVRPIVFPDSSELSFDVETRGANYLISCDSRTAVLGENMKFSISKAGFGLNLVRLNNESYLKTLRNKLLWGLDARNY; this is translated from the coding sequence ATGAGAATAGTAGTTTACGGCCGACAGTTTAACGACTCCGTTTTACCCTTTGCACAAAAAGTATTTGAACACCTGGCAGAAAGCGATGCCGAGGTTCTGGTTCACCCATTACTTAATGAGTTTCTGAACGGTAAAATAGCTGATTTTAATTACCCCGTTTTAGATTTATCGATACCATTAAAAGGGTACATCGATTTATTTTTAACCCTGGGTGGCGATGGTACATTGCTTGATACTGTTACGATGGTTCGTGATAGCGGCATCCCGGTAATGGGTATCAATTTTGGCCGCTTAGGTTATCTGGCCAGTGTAAATAAAGGTGATATTGAAGAGGCTATACAGGCCGTGCTTAATGGCGATTATACGCTGGATAACCGCGAGCTGATCTGCATAAAATCAGACGCGGAAGTATTTGGCGACTGCAATTTTGCGCTAAATGATATTACCATCCACAAGCGCGATGATGCAGCCATGATAACCATGCATGCCTATTTAAACGATGAGTTTTTAAACACTTATTGGGGCGATGGCATTATTATCTCAACTGCTACAGGTTCTACAGCTTATTCATTAAGCTGTGGCGGGCCAATTATATTCCCGCAAGCAAATACCATTGTGGTTACGCCGGTATCGCCGCATAATTTAAATGTACGGCCGATTGTATTCCCGGATAGCAGCGAGCTTTCTTTTGATGTAGAAACCCGCGGTGCAAACTATCTCATCTCATGCGATTCGCGCACAGCGGTGTTGGGAGAAAATATGAAATTCAGCATTTCAAAGGCAGGGTTTGGGCTTAACTTAGTGCGGTTGAACAATGAAAGTTACCTGAAAACGTTAAGGAACAAGTTACTTTGGGGTTTAGATGCCCGTAACTATTAA
- a CDS encoding DUF6089 family protein: MRRIFTLFLLLTATLAANAQTWELGGLIGGSGYMGDLNSRNPLQVSGGAIGIFARKNYSPYVSARLSYTFGWIQAADSTSSYPDIRNRNLSFLTTLHEVSARAEVNFLEYRPGIFKNSFTPYIFLGLGGVYYTPTAKAADGLRYDLRSGRTEGETKPYSKIALSIPYGIGFKYNFLGKLSLTADATYHYTNTDYLDDVSGTYANPASFTNATAASLADRRIVKDPLDPTGTQRGDLRPHDSYMFFSISISYTWISDRCYFVNNSRR; encoded by the coding sequence ATGCGGAGAATATTTACGCTTTTTCTTTTACTAACAGCAACCCTTGCGGCCAATGCGCAAACCTGGGAACTGGGCGGCCTTATTGGCGGCTCGGGATATATGGGCGATTTAAACTCCCGTAACCCATTGCAGGTAAGCGGGGGCGCAATCGGTATCTTCGCCCGTAAAAATTATAGCCCTTATGTATCGGCTAGGCTTTCTTATACCTTCGGCTGGATCCAGGCTGCCGATAGTACTTCATCATACCCAGATATCCGTAACCGTAACCTTAGCTTTTTAACCACCCTACACGAGGTGAGCGCAAGGGCCGAGGTTAACTTTTTAGAGTATCGCCCCGGCATATTTAAAAATAGTTTTACACCTTATATCTTTTTGGGCTTAGGCGGGGTTTATTATACGCCTACTGCTAAAGCTGCTGATGGTTTAAGGTACGATCTGCGTTCGGGCCGTACAGAAGGGGAGACCAAGCCTTATTCAAAGATTGCCTTGAGTATCCCTTATGGTATTGGTTTTAAATATAATTTTCTGGGCAAGCTTAGTTTAACGGCTGATGCTACCTATCATTATACCAACACAGATTACCTGGATGATGTAAGTGGCACTTATGCCAACCCAGCCAGTTTTACCAATGCCACTGCCGCATCGCTTGCCGACCGGAGAATAGTCAAAGACCCCTTAGACCCTACAGGTACACAACGCGGCGATCTGCGCCCGCATGATAGCTATATGTTTTTCAGTATTTCTATCTCCTATACCTGGATCTCAGACCGTTGTTATTTTGTAAATAATAGCAGGCGATAG